The genome window CGGATTTAGAAATTTGGCAAAAGTAAAAACTTGAAGAATTTTCATAAATTTAGAAATTTAAACTTCGATAAAAAGAGTACTTCCCAATAGGTGGATAATATGCGAATTAAAAATGTCATTTTATTGCTTTTAATTATAATAATCGCAATTATTATCATAATATTTTTGGAAAACTATCAAAAAAGTACTGATTTAAAGCAAACAAATACCTCTAAAGAAAAAATCGAAACAAATAGTTCTAACAATGAAAGAGTTGATTATAAAAAAGGGATGGAAGAATTAAATAGACAAAAAAGAGAAAATGAAATAAAAAAAACAAATAGTATTATCAAAACAAAATATAATGAAGATGAATTTAAAAAATATATTAAAGATAAAGTAAATACAAAAATTCCAAATCATGATAATTTATATTTTATAGATAATATTTCAGCAGTATATAAAAAATCTGATGAACTTATGAATAGAGAATATCTATGGCAAGATGAGGAATTTTTATATTATAAATCATCCAATAAATTTGATCATTTTTCAAATGAAGAATATTTAGCGTTGTTTGATAAAAACACAAATAGTATATATACCACAAATGGATTTTTTATTCTTAAACATAAAAAAGATCCAATTAACTTTTCAGGTATGTATGATAGAAATAATGTTGATAAAGTGACTGATTTCAAAGAAGATATATCTATTGTAAGAGCAAAAAACAATAGCAATTTAGTAAAAATTTATCAATCTCTACAAAATGAAAAAAATTTAATTAGTGTATCTCTAGAAATACTAGATAATATTCTTGTAAAAGATTTTTAAGGAAAGATGAATGAAAAAATTATTTTTTATAATACCATTTTTTTCCATAATATTTTTTTACTCTTGTGAATTGATCTTTCGTGCCGATGAGACTGAGAAAAAAGACTTATTTAAGGAAATGTGGCATTTAAAAAATACTGGACAAAAATCCTATGCAAAAACAGAAGCAATTTCTGGCATTGATTTAAATTTACCTAGCGATAAATATACTGGAAAAAATATCAAAATTTTAATTGCTGATGACGCTGTAGATTTAAAACATCCTGATCTTATTTCGAATGCTTTAGTTAATGGTTCTATTGATCTTTACAATGATCCATTAAATTCTGTTTCATACATACCTATTACACAAAACACTGAAACACATGGAACGAAAGTTGCTGGAATAATAGCCGCAGCTAAAAACAAAAACAATAATTTTAGAGGCATCGCTTATTCAGCAAAATTAGGAAGTGCAAATTTATTTGAAAAAGCAAACTCAATTTTTTCTTACACAACTTTGCAGATGTTAATGTATGATTTTGCATTTAATCAAAATTTTGATATCATAAATCAAAGTTATGGAGAAAATCCTTTTGTTTATTCTTCAATATATTCTTCAAATTCTCAAGCTATTAATGAATTAATAAAAAATAATTATAGGAAAAACTCGACAAAAGGTTTTATCATAGTTACTAGTGCTGGAAATTATACTTGTGAATTTAAATATGCTGATAAATATACTGAAATAAATGGAAAAAAATCAAGTTATGAAACAACTACAAATATAAACTTTAATAATCTAAAAAATTTAAAAGACTATGAGAAAAAATATTTATCAAGAATAAGACCTCATTTATCTTTATTTGATTGGAAAAAATCAACACCTTATACTATTGTTGTAGGAGCACTATCCGCAAATGGAATTATTGCTGAATATTCAAGTATTGGTTCAAATTTATGGATCACTGGATTTGGAGGAGGGGAGTTAAGTAGAAAAACCGAAGATAATTATTTCAACTCTGATTCTATCGAAAGACCAAAAATTATTACAACAAATATTCCTGGGAGAGTAGGATTTGGAAATTTATTTGATAATGGATTTTTATCTGAAAATAAAAATCTTCATTATTCATCTACTTTTACTGGAACCTCAGCAGCAGCTCCAACTATTTCTGGGGTAATCGCCTTACTGTTAAGTTCGAATCCAAAATTATCCTTTTGGGATATAAAACATATTTTAGCAAAAACTGCTAGCAATAAAAAAATTGAACCCAATCCAAAACCCTATTGTATTAAAGTCATCGAAAATTTAAATTTATTTGAAACAGGAAGTAATCTTTGGTCAGTTTGGAAAAATAATTGGGTTACCAATGCTGCGGGTTATCACTTTAGTAATTTTTATGGTTTTGGCGTAGTTAATACAACTGAAGCTTTAAATTATGCTCTAAATTATGATTATCCCTATTTAGGGAAACTAATTTCTAACTATGTTTATAAAAATTATAATATACAAAAAGTAATTAATGAGGGATCATTTGATTATCCAATTGAGATAAATATTGATAGAAATATAAAAATCCAAGCAATAAATATCTATCCAATTTTAGACGCTAGTAAATCTGACGGAATAGGAATTGAAATTGAATCTCCCCAACATACAAAAAGTGTAATATTATATCCTGGTAACTCATTAATTTCTGCTAGTACTGATGATTATAATAATAGACTTAAATTTCCAGGAAATAATTCCAAACTTGCTGATGAAAATATTGGTTTATTAACAAATGCTTTTTATGAAGAAGATTCCAAGGGTTTATGGAGAGTAAAAATAATTAATGCAAATAAAAAAGAACTTAATCAAAATAATCAAGTTCTTTTTAAGGGAATTAAATTTGAAATATTAGGCTTTTCAAAGAATTAGTTTAATGCGCAAAACCTTCTATATATTTTTCTGCTTGCAAAGCCGCTTGACAACCTCTTCCTGCAGCCGTGATAGCTTGGCGATATAATTTATCTTCAACGTCACCCGCTGCAAAAATTCCTTCAATATTTGTATAGGTTCCATTTTTTGTTAATATATAGCCCTTTTCATCCATATCAACCAATCCTTTCACAAAATCTGTGTTTGGATGATGACCTATAGCCATAAATAAGCCGTCAACGGTAATATTATCCTTTGTCCCATTTTTATTTTTCGCAACAATACCTGTTAAGCCTTTGTCATCAGAAATGGTATCTATAATTTCTGTATTATAAATAATTTTAATTTTCGGATTTGCAACTACACGTTCTTGCATAGCTTTACTAGCTCTAAATTTATCACTTCTATGAATTAAAATTACTTCGGCCGCCAATTTGGAAAGATACATTGCCTCTTCCATGGCACTGTCTCCACCGCCAACAACGGCAACTTTTTTATTTTTATAAAAAAAGCCGTCACAAACAGCACATGTTGATAATCCGTAGCCCATCAATTTATCTTTATTTGGCAAGGGCAATGTTATTGCAGAAGCTCCGGTAGCAATAATAACTACTTTTGCTTCTAGATCTGGTTCATAGTCACGCTTAATGATGAATGTTCCTTTATTGCTTCTTTCTACTTTTGATACTGAACCATTTAACATGCGAGCACCTACTTTTTCAGCCTGTTCACGCATATCCCGCATTAATTTATTTCCATCTATTCCATCTACAAAACCAGGCCAGTTTTCAATTACACTGGTAGTAGTCAATTGACCGCCAGGTTGCATACCACCAATAACAACAGGTGATAATGCTGCTCTTGCTGAGTATATAGCTGCTGTTAATCCGGAAGGCCCAGAACCAATAATGACAACATTTTCCATTTTTTACTCCAATGCTTAAAAGAATCTTAATGCGGTTTAAACCGTTAAGTATAATTTAGACTTAGTCTAAGCTCTGTCAAGGCTTCTTTCTTCCACTTCTTTTTTATTGAATAAATTATATAGTAATATTATATATTTATATAATGATTCAGAAGCTTTTGCGAAAAGAATCAACTACAATGTACAGCTAATTAAAAATATTATAAACCAAGTTTGTCTTCTTTCATAATTCTATGAAATTCTTTAAAAGGACATCCTAATGAAATCAAATAATTCAGAACTATTCTGGTTAAGTGGCGCTTCTAGTGGAATTGGATATGCTGTAGCCGAAGAACTTGCAAAGAAAAAAGCCAGTATCATTATTTCATCAAGAAATGCGAATAAAATTTCTGATAAAATAGGCATTCTTAAAAACTTAGGCGCAAGCAGCATAGAGTTAGTAGATTTAGATATATCTGAAGATGAAGCAAAAAATACTATAAATAACACACTAAAAGGAAGAAAATTAGCTGGCGTTTTAGTAAATGGAGGCGCTTATACAGGAAAAAAATTAGTCGAATATAAGTATGAAGACTTCCTTCAAAGTAACAAAAATATTCTTGCTGGACCAGCACAATTTATATTAAACATTTTACCTTTTTGTGAACATAATAATTCTAGTATAGTTGCAATTACAAGTACATCGGTTAAAGAGCCTGTTGGTTTATTACATATGTCTGCCATTTATAGATCAGGTTTAGTTGTTTTCTTAAAAAATTTAGCACATGAAATTGGTCATACAGGAATACGTATTAACAACGTTGGCCCTGGTTCTACAGCAACAGAACATATAGAACATTTAATAGAAAGTTCAGCAATAACGACAAATACAAATGCAGAAATAATTAGGAAAAACTTTGAAAGTCGTTCTGCACTTAATAGAATGGCAGATCCATCAGAAATTGCAAAAGTAGTTACTTTTTTATTTTCAAAAGATGCATCATTTATCAATGGACAAACTATACTAGTGGATGGTTGTTCCACTAGATCATATTTATAATTTTATAAAACTATTTGCAGCTTGTTTCATTAAATCATTAGTTATTCCACATTCTTCAATTAAAAAATGCGAAATACCACCATTTTTTTGCTGTTCAGTAATAAAATTCTTCATTTTTCCTATTTTATGTTTTTCTAACGCACTTGTTTTTTCATAGTCACATTCTATTGCATTTATTGTTTCTTCACTCAATAAGTTTTTTTGCTCTAAAGCCATAGCAGAAAGCATAGCTGCAAATGCACCAGTTCTATCTCTACCAACATCACAATGAAACAAAAAACTATTTTTATTTATCAAATCAAGTAAAGCTTTTTCAAAAAAAGTGCACATAGTTTGTTTAAATTCTATTTTTTTCCAATTCTCAAAATTTTCTATATCATTGATTTCAAAAGTTGTATTCGGATGAAAACCATATTTTCTGGTTCCATTCTCCATTTCACAGTAATAAGAATGGGGATTCCAAGGGCTAAAATTAAACGAATATATTGTATTTGGATTATTGATTTTATTACAACTCCAGCCAGAAAAATACTTATTTGAGCGATAGACAAGACCTGTGTTAAACATTTCTTTCTTCAAACACTTATTTAAACTTTGGCCTACATCTCTGAAATTTAATCTGTAATCAAAAAGCCCAATCCATAGTTTTGGTTCGTATTTACTTTTATCTCTTTTATAAACATAGCCAATAATCGCAACTAAAGACAAAATAAGCAGCAAAGGAATTAAGGTGAAAAGTAATATCTTTTTTTTGTTCATCAAATATCCATATCTATATACTAGTAAACAATAAAATAACTTTCCTAAAGATCGTTACTCCAATTCAAAAGACAGTTTTAAATCATTTAACTAAAAAAAAATAGTCGAAATAAAAAAAACCGAGTTTTATTTTCTCGGTCTTTTTTATAAATATAGAATATTTTTTAAAGAGAAAAATTAATTTCCTCCAGCTTTACAACCTGGGTAAGAAACTATTTCAGAATGTATTTTTGTTATTTTATCTAATAATTCATCGTCATTATTCAGTTGATTTAATACAATTCTTTCCCATTCAGATGTATTTAAAAATCCAGAACAACCATGCATCCATGGAGCATAAAATAATTTCTGAGTGTTTTCTAATTCTTCTGCCTCTTTCGAATTAGTTACAAGAGTATGATCTAATGCTTTGATTGATTGATCTAAGATCTCAGTTACATTATCTCTTGAAATAAATCCCATTTTATAAAATTGGATTGCTAGATCAGCTGTAGTGAAATAAGGAATTTGATTTTTATATATTTCATATCTTTTCCTTGAATCACTAGTAGAATAATTGATAATGTTTTTATCTGGTCCAGCATAAATATGATGCATGAAAGTTACAGTTCTATTTGGATACATAGATGATATTTTTAAATAAACATCTGGATCCAATTGTCCATTATCACCCATTAAAATTGCATAAATTTCCGGGTCACTATCCATTATTTTCTTTATAGCTGCAACTTTTCCATTTAATATCATATCATTTATTTTATGATTTAAATAACTTGAACCTGTTCCAACAGGAAAATAAGGATCTATTTCTTCTTGTGGCACATTATGATTGTGATTATGAATTACACTTGGAATTTTCTCGATAATTCCAACTACACCATGAATACTATTTTGGATATTTAATTTATTTGAATTAGCTTGAGAAGGCAAAGAAGTTTGAGTAGGAAATTTGTTAACTTGTAAAAAGTGATTTGCTGGATAAGCCAAAGGACCTTTTGCACCAGTTACATAGAATATTTCTCTTGCAGAAGTTGTGTTATTATCAGAGAAATTTTTGAATAAAAGAGGCATAGCAAAAAAAGCATTAGATTGCATTGAGTTTTCAGCAAATAATTTTGTACCAGCCATCACTGCTGTTATCTTAATAGTGTCGTCTACATCAGATATTATTACATATTTTTCAGCATAAGCTGAAATATTAAGTATCAGTGTAAGAAAAGAAAAAATGAAAGAATATATTATTTTCATGTAAGCATCCAATAGTTATAAGTTTTATTTAACTATATGTAATTCTTAGACTATATTCCGTCAAGGGTACTAAGGAAACAATGTAAATTTAACTTAAAATACAAAATATACTAAGACATTTTTGATTTTATCCATAATATTTAATATGATTTTAATCAAAAATTAATTTAAATAAT of Pigmentibacter sp. JX0631 contains these proteins:
- a CDS encoding S8 family serine peptidase; its protein translation is MKKLFFIIPFFSIIFFYSCELIFRADETEKKDLFKEMWHLKNTGQKSYAKTEAISGIDLNLPSDKYTGKNIKILIADDAVDLKHPDLISNALVNGSIDLYNDPLNSVSYIPITQNTETHGTKVAGIIAAAKNKNNNFRGIAYSAKLGSANLFEKANSIFSYTTLQMLMYDFAFNQNFDIINQSYGENPFVYSSIYSSNSQAINELIKNNYRKNSTKGFIIVTSAGNYTCEFKYADKYTEINGKKSSYETTTNINFNNLKNLKDYEKKYLSRIRPHLSLFDWKKSTPYTIVVGALSANGIIAEYSSIGSNLWITGFGGGELSRKTEDNYFNSDSIERPKIITTNIPGRVGFGNLFDNGFLSENKNLHYSSTFTGTSAAAPTISGVIALLLSSNPKLSFWDIKHILAKTASNKKIEPNPKPYCIKVIENLNLFETGSNLWSVWKNNWVTNAAGYHFSNFYGFGVVNTTEALNYALNYDYPYLGKLISNYVYKNYNIQKVINEGSFDYPIEINIDRNIKIQAINIYPILDASKSDGIGIEIESPQHTKSVILYPGNSLISASTDDYNNRLKFPGNNSKLADENIGLLTNAFYEEDSKGLWRVKIINANKKELNQNNQVLFKGIKFEILGFSKN
- the trxB gene encoding thioredoxin-disulfide reductase, with protein sequence MENVVIIGSGPSGLTAAIYSARAALSPVVIGGMQPGGQLTTTSVIENWPGFVDGIDGNKLMRDMREQAEKVGARMLNGSVSKVERSNKGTFIIKRDYEPDLEAKVVIIATGASAITLPLPNKDKLMGYGLSTCAVCDGFFYKNKKVAVVGGGDSAMEEAMYLSKLAAEVILIHRSDKFRASKAMQERVVANPKIKIIYNTEIIDTISDDKGLTGIVAKNKNGTKDNITVDGLFMAIGHHPNTDFVKGLVDMDEKGYILTKNGTYTNIEGIFAAGDVEDKLYRQAITAAGRGCQAALQAEKYIEGFAH
- a CDS encoding SDR family oxidoreductase; translated protein: MKSNNSELFWLSGASSGIGYAVAEELAKKKASIIISSRNANKISDKIGILKNLGASSIELVDLDISEDEAKNTINNTLKGRKLAGVLVNGGAYTGKKLVEYKYEDFLQSNKNILAGPAQFILNILPFCEHNNSSIVAITSTSVKEPVGLLHMSAIYRSGLVVFLKNLAHEIGHTGIRINNVGPGSTATEHIEHLIESSAITTNTNAEIIRKNFESRSALNRMADPSEIAKVVTFLFSKDASFINGQTILVDGCSTRSYL
- a CDS encoding tyrosine-protein phosphatase, which encodes MNKKKILLFTLIPLLLILSLVAIIGYVYKRDKSKYEPKLWIGLFDYRLNFRDVGQSLNKCLKKEMFNTGLVYRSNKYFSGWSCNKINNPNTIYSFNFSPWNPHSYYCEMENGTRKYGFHPNTTFEINDIENFENWKKIEFKQTMCTFFEKALLDLINKNSFLFHCDVGRDRTGAFAAMLSAMALEQKNLLSEETINAIECDYEKTSALEKHKIGKMKNFITEQQKNGGISHFLIEECGITNDLMKQAANSFIKL
- a CDS encoding phosphatase domain-containing protein produces the protein MKIIYSFIFSFLTLILNISAYAEKYVIISDVDDTIKITAVMAGTKLFAENSMQSNAFFAMPLLFKNFSDNNTTSAREIFYVTGAKGPLAYPANHFLQVNKFPTQTSLPSQANSNKLNIQNSIHGVVGIIEKIPSVIHNHNHNVPQEEIDPYFPVGTGSSYLNHKINDMILNGKVAAIKKIMDSDPEIYAILMGDNGQLDPDVYLKISSMYPNRTVTFMHHIYAGPDKNIINYSTSDSRKRYEIYKNQIPYFTTADLAIQFYKMGFISRDNVTEILDQSIKALDHTLVTNSKEAEELENTQKLFYAPWMHGCSGFLNTSEWERIVLNQLNNDDELLDKITKIHSEIVSYPGCKAGGN